The Deinococcus multiflagellatus genome includes a region encoding these proteins:
- a CDS encoding DUF456 domain-containing protein: MSLAFLIFLVAWIIGMVGTFVPVVPATAIIFLGSVAATLVDGFQPWPDLPFLLTFLVITILIGLVDNVASAWGARKYGGSKQAVWGALIGGVVGILPIIPFGLIVGPLLGALIAELVVVKKAPADAMRAAWGTLVGLLTGLAAKLVLHLLIGLYELWRLWDPAKSVFG; encoded by the coding sequence ATGAGTCTTGCGTTTCTGATCTTTCTGGTGGCCTGGATCATCGGCATGGTGGGTACGTTTGTGCCGGTGGTGCCCGCCACTGCCATCATCTTTTTAGGCTCCGTGGCGGCCACGCTGGTGGACGGCTTTCAGCCCTGGCCGGACCTGCCCTTCCTGCTCACCTTTCTGGTGATCACCATCCTGATCGGGCTGGTGGACAACGTGGCCTCGGCCTGGGGGGCGCGCAAGTACGGCGGCAGCAAGCAGGCGGTGTGGGGCGCCCTGATTGGCGGCGTGGTGGGGATTTTGCCCATCATTCCCTTTGGCCTGATCGTGGGCCCGCTGCTGGGCGCCCTGATCGCTGAACTGGTCGTGGTGAAAAAGGCGCCCGCCGACGCCATGCGCGCGGCCTGGGGCACCCTGGTGGGCCTGCTGACCGGGCTGGCCGCCAAGCTGGTGCTGCACCTCTTGATCGGCCTGTACGAACTGTGGCGCCTGTGGGACCCAGCCAAGAGCGTGTTCGGCTGA